Proteins co-encoded in one Xiphophorus couchianus chromosome 3, X_couchianus-1.0, whole genome shotgun sequence genomic window:
- the arhgef1 gene encoding rho guanine nucleotide exchange factor 1 isoform X6, which produces MSIIGAEDEDFENDLADSADDKCPHFDSIDLLKKRPTHLLVFMQHVILQFDPAPLLCYLHADIVKNLNARDTKKQFPEFYNNFLEKGAILRVSMPSSLSFELDRTRPELLSDDTQRRYAADVQKFQTAEVAKQLEDFRQKRMMGMTLLEEQVMDVENHYPTDRVPLDMKEKSVAENLLEKMYDSQLTFVPDEDKCQAIFAAVAAYMKHLEVKNRAGDSKKSKRGFPWIKKNHDPQKPRTRGFHVPIWIGGSAVEGKLKEAEVDKDAKGREVKGGPGRGSLTETPVPSIKKPENSASVPNAEPAGNNLTPTTTEPTPTDGQPITCSDLPSPTDLLLPEIGAVVPIIEHSSPHDAHPEESDRESLDGPAFPSEVPGQAPTSPSPQLEEIDPRLQELEQDPPSWRVLASSETLKNLSKKETKRQEVINELFATEHAHVRMLSVLQWVFAKPLERAEILSALDLETIFPSLEEIIDMHYNFYESLKKLRVSDNYIVKNISPTLLNRFGGPEGEWFQKLTARFCSYQTYALDQIKQRQKKDARFNSFIQDAESKPQCRRLQLKDIIPTEMQRLTKYPLLLENIAKNTEEKEEKESIQQSAECCRKILNHVNEEVKTMGNMLTLKEYQKKLETSGLKASVELYTEYKSIDLTQRKMLFEGPLVWRVTKEKAIDVHCLLLDDMLVLAQKQEDKMLLKCQSKSNITAQEGKQMLSPIIKLDSVFLREVATDRKAFYVIFTWDSGAQIYELVAQSIAEMKIWHDIIKSTVDVLKKSGTSIRLHIPPGVGITPLSPTTLSAPLNPSENGSLRGSSDQERDSVTDHNAVPPRVNLIETLTDRGLLQVLDYSSRNQEKVADGALDEVMSLKRLLIGSISLSEDSQHDEEHEEEQPDKPSHETEAPQPTVESESTDSGYMQVNTSPSAKEDGAKQEDEDGSIFAPLVLSQERRAEVSRRLDSLLQMIQRLQAVEEEHHKLSEVLSEFSLESANFQ; this is translated from the exons ATGAGCATCATTGGGGCTGAAGATGAGGACTTTGAGAATGATCTAGCAGAT TCAGCAGATGACAAATGCCCACACTTCGACAGCATCGACTTGTTGAAGAAACGGCCAACTCACTTGCTGGTGTTCATGCAGCATGTCATTCTCCAGTTTGACCCTGCGCCCTTG TTGTGTTATCTTCACGCTGACATTGTGAAGAACCTCAATGCCAGAGACACCAAGAAACAGTTCCCAGAGTTCTACAACAACTTCTTGGAGAAGGGTGCT ATTCTCAGAGTCTCGATGCCATCCAGTTTATCCTTTGAATTGG ACCGAACTCGCCCAGAATTGCTGTCAGATGACACCCAAAGGCGTTATGCTGCAGATGTTCAGAAATTTCAAACTGCAGAAGTAGCCAAACAGCTGGAAGATTTCAG GCAAAAAAGGATGATGGGTATGACCCTCCTTGAGGAGCAGGTGATGGACGTGGAGAATCACTATCCAACTGACCGCGTCCCGTTGGATATGAAGGAGAAGTCTGTGGCCGAGAATCTGTTGGAGAAGATGTATGATTCACA aCTTACTTTTGTCCCAGATGAGGATAAATG CCAAGCCATCTTTGCTGCAGTAGCTGCCTACATGAAGCACCTCGAAGTCAAAAACAGGGCAGGAGATAGTAAAAAGTCCAAAAGAGGTTTCCCTTGGATTAAG AAGAATCATGATCCTCAAAAACCCAGGACTCGGGGGTTCCATGTTCCAATCTGGATTGGAGGCAGTG CAGTCGAAGGCAAACTAAAAGAAGCTGAAG TGGACAAAGATGCTAAGGGAAGGGAAGTTAAAGGGGGTCCAGGCAGAGGCTCATTGACCGAAACTCCAGTTCCTTCCAtcaaaaaacctgaaaactcaGCCTCAGTGCCAAATGCGGAGCCTGCTGGCAACAACTTGACCCCCACCACCACAGAGCCCACTCCAACCGATG GTCAGCCAATCACTTGCTCAGACCTCCCCTCGCCGACAGACTTGCTCCTTCCAGAGATCGGAGCCGTTGTTCCTATCATTGAGCACAGCTCACCCCACGATGCTCACCCAGAGGAGTCGGACAGAGAAAG TTTGGATGGGCCAGCTTTCCCTTCTGAAGTGCCTGGCCAGGCCCCAACAAGCCCGTCCCCACAGTTGGAGGAGATTGACCCCCGCTTGCAGGAGTTGGAGCAGGACCCGCCCAGCTGGAGGGTGCTGGCGTCTTCTGAGACCTTAAAGAACCTGAGCAAGAAGGAGACCAAGAGGCAGGAAGTCATAAACG AGTTGTTTGCCACAGAGCATGCCCACGTGAGAATGCTGAGTGTCCTTCAGTGGGTGTTCGCCAAGCCGCTGGAGAGGGCGGAAATCCTCTCTGCCCTGGACCTTGAGACCATTTTCCCAAGCCTTGAGGAAATCATTGACATGCACT ATAACTTCTATGAAAGCCTGAAGAAACTGCGTGTCAGTGACAACTACATCGTTAAAAACATCAGCCCCACATTGCTCAACAGG tttggTGGCCCTGAAGGAGAATGGTTTCAGAAACTGACAGCCAGATTCTGCAGTTACCAGACCTATGCTCTGGACCAGATCaagcaaagacagaagaaaGACGCTCGCTTTAACTCTTTTATACAG GATGCAGAGAGTAAACCCCAGTGCCGCAGACTGCAGCTCAAAGACATTATTCCTACAGAAATGCAGAGGCTAACAAAGTATCCACTGTTGCTGGAAAACATCGCAAAGAAcacag AGGAAAAAGAGGAGAAGGAGTCGATCCAGCAAAGTGCAGAATGCTGCAGAAAGATCCTCAACCATGTCAATGAAGAGGTCAAAACAATGGGGAACATGTTG ACTCTAAAGGAGTACcagaaaaaactggaaacatcgGGGCTGAAAGCCAGTGTTGAGCTTTATACTGAATATAAG AGCATTGACTTGACTCAGAGGAAGATGCTTTTTGAAGGTCCGCTGGTCTGGAGAGTCACCAAAGAGAAGGCTATTG ATGTGCATTGCCTGCTGCTGGATGATATGCTGGTTCTTGCACAGAAGCAGGAGGACAAGATGTTGCTAAAATGCCAGAGTAAAAGTAACATTACTGCACAGGAGGGCAAGCAAATGCTGAGCCCAATTATAAAGCTGGACTCCGTTTTCCTCCGTGAAGTGGCAACAG ATCGGAAGGCTTTTTATGTGATATTCACATGGGACAGTGGAGCTCAGATCTATGAGCTGGTGGCTCAGTCTAttgcagaaatgaaaat ttgGCATGATATAATAAAGTCAACGGTTGACGTTCTGAAGAAGAGTGGAACATCCATACGGTTACATATTCCTCCTGGAGTTGGGATTACTCCTCTCAGTCCCACCAC GCTGAGTGCTCCATTGAATCCATCTGAGAATGGAAGTTTAAGAGGCAGCAGCG ACCAAGAAAGGGACAGTGTGACAGATCACAACGCTGTTCCTCCAAGGGTCAATCTGATAGAGACGTTGACCGACAGGGGTCTCCTTCAGGTACTGGATTACTCCAGCAGGAACCAGGAGAAGGTGGCTGACGGTGCTTTGGATGAAG TCATGTCACTTAAAAGATTGCTGATTGGCAGCATCAGCCTGTCAGAGGACTCGCAGCATGATGAAGAACATGAAGAGGAGCAACCAGATAAGCCGTCTCATGAAACGGAGGCCCCTCAGCCAACAG TAGAAAGCGAGTCTACAGACAGCGGATACATGCAGGTGAACACCAGTCCTTCTGCGAAGGAAGATGGAGCAAAACAAGAAGATGAAGACGGGAGTATCTTTGCCCCTCTGGTCTTGTCCCAGGAGAGAAGAGCCGAAGTAAGCAGGAGGCTGGACAGCCTGCTGCAAATGATACAGAGACTACAG gCTGTGGAAGAGGAGCATCACAAGCTGAGCGAGGTCCTTTCTGAGTTCTCGCTGGAAAGCGCCAACTTCCAGTAA
- the arhgef1 gene encoding rho guanine nucleotide exchange factor 1 isoform X8 — protein sequence MLLKKKSQAIFAAVAAYMKHLEVKNRAGDSKKSKRGFPWIKKNHDPQKPRTRGFHVPIWIGGSAVEGKLKEAEVDKDAKGREVKGGPGRGSLTETPVPSIKKPENSASVPNAEPAGNNLTPTTTEPTPTDGQPITCSDLPSPTDLLLPEIGAVVPIIEHSSPHDAHPEESDRERRKPSRKVGRSESARVDRHSSRRRGSSRKQSRSRSDVDLQPPSSATTPTPLSPQNLHPLDGPAFPSEVPGQAPTSPSPQLEEIDPRLQELEQDPPSWRVLASSETLKNLSKKETKRQEVINELFATEHAHVRMLSVLQWVFAKPLERAEILSALDLETIFPSLEEIIDMHYNFYESLKKLRVSDNYIVKNISPTLLNRFGGPEGEWFQKLTARFCSYQTYALDQIKQRQKKDARFNSFIQDAESKPQCRRLQLKDIIPTEMQRLTKYPLLLENIAKNTEEKEEKESIQQSAECCRKILNHVNEEVKTMGNMLTLKEYQKKLETSGLKASVELYTEYKSIDLTQRKMLFEGPLVWRVTKEKAIDVHCLLLDDMLVLAQKQEDKMLLKCQSKSNITAQEGKQMLSPIIKLDSVFLREVATDRKAFYVIFTWDSGAQIYELVAQSIAEMKIWHDIIKSTVDVLKKSGTSIRLHIPPGVGITPLSPTTLSAPLNPSENGSLRGSSDQERDSVTDHNAVPPRVNLIETLTDRGLLQVLDYSSRNQEKVADGALDEVMSLKRLLIGSISLSEDSQHDEEHEEEQPDKPSHETEAPQPTVESESTDSGYMQVNTSPSAKEDGAKQEDEDGSIFAPLVLSQERRAEVSRRLDSLLQMIQRLQAVEEEHHKLSEVLSEFSLESANFQ from the exons ATGCTACTTAAAAAGAAGAG CCAAGCCATCTTTGCTGCAGTAGCTGCCTACATGAAGCACCTCGAAGTCAAAAACAGGGCAGGAGATAGTAAAAAGTCCAAAAGAGGTTTCCCTTGGATTAAG AAGAATCATGATCCTCAAAAACCCAGGACTCGGGGGTTCCATGTTCCAATCTGGATTGGAGGCAGTG CAGTCGAAGGCAAACTAAAAGAAGCTGAAG TGGACAAAGATGCTAAGGGAAGGGAAGTTAAAGGGGGTCCAGGCAGAGGCTCATTGACCGAAACTCCAGTTCCTTCCAtcaaaaaacctgaaaactcaGCCTCAGTGCCAAATGCGGAGCCTGCTGGCAACAACTTGACCCCCACCACCACAGAGCCCACTCCAACCGATG GTCAGCCAATCACTTGCTCAGACCTCCCCTCGCCGACAGACTTGCTCCTTCCAGAGATCGGAGCCGTTGTTCCTATCATTGAGCACAGCTCACCCCACGATGCTCACCCAGAGGAGTCGGACAGAGAAAG ACGGAAGCCAAG CAGGAAAGTAGGACGCAGCGAGAGCGCCCGCGTGGACCGGCACTCGTCTCGGCGGCGTGGCTCTTCTCGTAAACAGTCTCGCTCCCGTAGCGACGTGGACCTGCAGCCTCCGTCTTCTGCAACAACTCCTACCCCGCTGTCCCCGCAGAACCTCCATCC TTTGGATGGGCCAGCTTTCCCTTCTGAAGTGCCTGGCCAGGCCCCAACAAGCCCGTCCCCACAGTTGGAGGAGATTGACCCCCGCTTGCAGGAGTTGGAGCAGGACCCGCCCAGCTGGAGGGTGCTGGCGTCTTCTGAGACCTTAAAGAACCTGAGCAAGAAGGAGACCAAGAGGCAGGAAGTCATAAACG AGTTGTTTGCCACAGAGCATGCCCACGTGAGAATGCTGAGTGTCCTTCAGTGGGTGTTCGCCAAGCCGCTGGAGAGGGCGGAAATCCTCTCTGCCCTGGACCTTGAGACCATTTTCCCAAGCCTTGAGGAAATCATTGACATGCACT ATAACTTCTATGAAAGCCTGAAGAAACTGCGTGTCAGTGACAACTACATCGTTAAAAACATCAGCCCCACATTGCTCAACAGG tttggTGGCCCTGAAGGAGAATGGTTTCAGAAACTGACAGCCAGATTCTGCAGTTACCAGACCTATGCTCTGGACCAGATCaagcaaagacagaagaaaGACGCTCGCTTTAACTCTTTTATACAG GATGCAGAGAGTAAACCCCAGTGCCGCAGACTGCAGCTCAAAGACATTATTCCTACAGAAATGCAGAGGCTAACAAAGTATCCACTGTTGCTGGAAAACATCGCAAAGAAcacag AGGAAAAAGAGGAGAAGGAGTCGATCCAGCAAAGTGCAGAATGCTGCAGAAAGATCCTCAACCATGTCAATGAAGAGGTCAAAACAATGGGGAACATGTTG ACTCTAAAGGAGTACcagaaaaaactggaaacatcgGGGCTGAAAGCCAGTGTTGAGCTTTATACTGAATATAAG AGCATTGACTTGACTCAGAGGAAGATGCTTTTTGAAGGTCCGCTGGTCTGGAGAGTCACCAAAGAGAAGGCTATTG ATGTGCATTGCCTGCTGCTGGATGATATGCTGGTTCTTGCACAGAAGCAGGAGGACAAGATGTTGCTAAAATGCCAGAGTAAAAGTAACATTACTGCACAGGAGGGCAAGCAAATGCTGAGCCCAATTATAAAGCTGGACTCCGTTTTCCTCCGTGAAGTGGCAACAG ATCGGAAGGCTTTTTATGTGATATTCACATGGGACAGTGGAGCTCAGATCTATGAGCTGGTGGCTCAGTCTAttgcagaaatgaaaat ttgGCATGATATAATAAAGTCAACGGTTGACGTTCTGAAGAAGAGTGGAACATCCATACGGTTACATATTCCTCCTGGAGTTGGGATTACTCCTCTCAGTCCCACCAC GCTGAGTGCTCCATTGAATCCATCTGAGAATGGAAGTTTAAGAGGCAGCAGCG ACCAAGAAAGGGACAGTGTGACAGATCACAACGCTGTTCCTCCAAGGGTCAATCTGATAGAGACGTTGACCGACAGGGGTCTCCTTCAGGTACTGGATTACTCCAGCAGGAACCAGGAGAAGGTGGCTGACGGTGCTTTGGATGAAG TCATGTCACTTAAAAGATTGCTGATTGGCAGCATCAGCCTGTCAGAGGACTCGCAGCATGATGAAGAACATGAAGAGGAGCAACCAGATAAGCCGTCTCATGAAACGGAGGCCCCTCAGCCAACAG TAGAAAGCGAGTCTACAGACAGCGGATACATGCAGGTGAACACCAGTCCTTCTGCGAAGGAAGATGGAGCAAAACAAGAAGATGAAGACGGGAGTATCTTTGCCCCTCTGGTCTTGTCCCAGGAGAGAAGAGCCGAAGTAAGCAGGAGGCTGGACAGCCTGCTGCAAATGATACAGAGACTACAG gCTGTGGAAGAGGAGCATCACAAGCTGAGCGAGGTCCTTTCTGAGTTCTCGCTGGAAAGCGCCAACTTCCAGTAA